A single region of the Lotus japonicus ecotype B-129 chromosome 4, LjGifu_v1.2 genome encodes:
- the LOC130712866 gene encoding uncharacterized protein LOC130712866, whose protein sequence is MARALEQLTAFLTEQAERAGQGAGQGAANNQEEIYHGLDKFLKRSPPMFEGGYNPDGAYEWVRELERIFETLVCAEPRKVAFASYLLSGEARTWWTSVRGRITPEEGELTWEIFKNSFLEKYFPADAKGRKEIEFLELNQEAMSVGEYAAKFEELCRFHPHYSMANDEASKCVKF, encoded by the coding sequence ATGGCGCGAGCACTTGAGCAACTCACCGCTTTCTTGACCGAACAAGCGGAAAGAGCAGGGCAAGGAGCAGGACAAGGGGCTGCGAATAACCAGGAAGAGATTTACCACGGTCTGGACAAGTTCCTGAAGCGAAGTCCGCCTATGTTTGAAGGAGGATATAATCCGGATGGAGCCTATGAATGGGTGCGAGAATTGGAAAGGATTTTCGAAACCCTGGTATGTGCTGAACCTAGAAAAGTGGCTTTCGCTAGCTATTTACTTTCAGGTGAAGCAAGGACATGGTGGACGAGTGTGAGGGGAAGAATTACCCCAGAGGAAGGAGAGTTGACTTGGGAAATCTTCAAGAATTCTTTTCTTGAGAAGTATTTTCCGGCGGATGCCAAAGGTAGGAAGGAAATAGAATTTTTGGAATTGAATCAGGAAGCGATGTCGGTAGGTGAGTATGCCGCAAAGTTTGAAGAGTTGTGCCGATTCCATCCGCACTACAGCATGGCTAATGATGAAGCATCAAAGTGCGTCAAGTTTTAG
- the LOC130712867 gene encoding uncharacterized protein LOC130712867, translating into METIYQRICKPWEQCLVVKLLGKRIGYGVLCEKLKVLWKPAGGFVVKDIHHGYFLVKFDLDEDRMKAMAGDPWMIFYHYLSVKPWNPEFVAAHSKINTTMVWIRIPGLGFQFYDESILMTLAAGVGEPIRVDTNTVHMHRGKFARICVEIDLDQPIMGMVGLRGTWYNMEYEGLHLLCSHCGCYGHLARNYTNPRQKASPDATPAPINTSEKETPAAAADHGQQDPQASTETVMQGGVIALGDTTMNVGANHGPSIKPLQWPPTAHGDWLVVDKRRKNLKKQIKDTSVRGKSSNGKEAMKVAVIPKLVETNSSVFNAGVKTGQGYKATVITNGARL; encoded by the exons ATGGAG ACAATATATCAACGGATCTGCAAGCCGTGGGAACAATGCCTGGTGGTGAAGCTGCTGGGAAAGCGTATTGGATATGGAGTACTGTGTGAGAAGCTGAAGGTACTGTGGAAGCCTGCAGGTGGCTTCGTGGTCAAAGACATTCACCATGGCTACTTTCTTGTGAAATTTGACCTGGATGAAGACAGGATGAAGGCAATGGCAGGAGATCCGTGGATGATCTTCTATCATTACTTGTCCGTCAAGCCTTGGAACCCGGAGTTCGTTGCAGCACACTCCAAGATTAACACAACAATGGTGTGGATTCGGATCCCAGGACTAGGTTTCCAGTTCTATGATGAGAGTATCTTAATGACGCTAGCGGCTGGCGTTGGGGAACCAATCCGAGTTGATACCAATACGGTGCATATGCACCGTGGAAAATTCGCTAGAATTTGCGTCGAGATCGACCTTGATCAGCCAATTATGGGCATGGTGGGACTTAGAGGCACTTGGTATAACATGGAGTATGAAGGGCTACACTTACTGTGTTCTCACTGTGGGTGCTATGGTCACCTTGCACGGAACTACACCAATCCACGACAGAAGGCGTCTCCGGATGCAACACCAGCACCGATCAATACGTCGGAGAAGGAGACTCCAGCGGCGGCAGCGGATCATGGGCAGCAAGATCCTCAGGCGAGTACAGAAACAGTAATGCAAGGAGGAGTAATTGCACTAGGGGATACCACAATGAATGTAGGAGCCAATCATGGGCCTTCAATTAAGCCGTTACAATGGCCACCAACGGCTCATGGTGATTGGCTGGTGGtagataaaagaagaaaaaatttgaaaaaacagATTAAAGATACTTCAGTGCGTGGAAAGTCTAGTAACGGCAAGGAAGCCATGAAAGTTGCAGTTATTCCAAAACTGGTAGAGACAAATTCATCGGTTTTCAATGCTGGAGTCAAGACGGGGCAAGGTTATAAAGCTACAGTGATTACCAACGGGGCAAGGTTATAA